The Methylocystis bryophila genome contains the following window.
GGCCTCACAGCGTGGAGCGCCTCGTCGAGCGCGGGCAGGAAGCTCTCAGCCTCATGGAGGAGAGGCGTGGCGAGATAGAGCTGCGGGTTTGTCATGGCTCGCGGGTTTAAGGGACGGCGGCCTGGGCGTCGACCAGCCCAGCGCTGGGTCCATAGCGCAAAAAGCTTTCGTCGTCGCGCAGGATCGGCGCAGCGATTTTCCCCGAAGCGCGCGTTGGGGAGAGCGGTTCAGCCGCTTTGTGACAAAAATCCCTTGACCTCACGCTGGCGGGCGTAGGCGTTGCGGATCGCCTCCAGCATGGGGCCGAATCGTTCTTTGAGCTCGCCGCAGCGCGTCGAATTGATGAGTTCCACGCCCTTGCGCTCGCTGCGGATGAGCCCGGCCTCACGCAAAATACGAAAATGCTGGGAGAGCGTGGATTTCGGAAGGATGTCCGCATTGAGATGCGCGAAGGCCGAGCAGTTCTTGGCGCATTCGGAAGCGGCGAGACGGCCGAAGATTTCCATGCGAATCGGGTCCGAAAGGGCATGGAGAATGCCCTCCACGGTGATCTCGTCCAGCTTGGGGTGCGGCAGCGGTCTCATGTTTCTCTTATTTCTCTTATCACATGAATTGACAATCGGCTCATTAGTTCCGTATTATTGAACAATAGAACTAAGCCGGCGCCGGGCCGCAAGTCACCACGGAGATCGATATGGGCAAGCTTTCGGGGAAA
Protein-coding sequences here:
- a CDS encoding ArsR/SmtB family transcription factor; the protein is MRPLPHPKLDEITVEGILHALSDPIRMEIFGRLAASECAKNCSAFAHLNADILPKSTLSQHFRILREAGLIRSERKGVELINSTRCGELKERFGPMLEAIRNAYARQREVKGFLSQSG